Proteins encoded by one window of Planctomycetia bacterium:
- a CDS encoding type II toxin-antitoxin system ParD family antitoxin, protein MDTLNISLPKVLKRYVQQRVRHGGYGNTSEYVRELIRTEQKQRAHAELEAMLLEGIQSGPATEMTKANWNKLRERLKSKAKQQKRK, encoded by the coding sequence ATGGATACTCTGAATATTTCCTTGCCCAAAGTGTTGAAGCGGTACGTCCAACAAAGAGTCAGGCATGGGGGCTACGGCAACACCAGTGAATATGTGCGTGAACTGATCCGCACTGAGCAGAAACAGCGTGCCCATGCAGAGTTAGAGGCTATGCTGCTGGAAGGAATTCAAAGCGGGCCGGCCACCGAAATGACCAAAGCTAACTGGAATAAACTGCGAGAGCGGCTGAAATCCAAAGCAAAGCAGCAAAAAAGGAAATAG
- a CDS encoding XRE family transcriptional regulator, with protein MAKRLSDLINQLPKSTQAKIRARSDELIASERSLRELREAHQRSQTALARKLRVKQAAVSKLERRTDMYVSTLRSYIEAMGGQLEIVARFPHSSPVRIKQFEKLG; from the coding sequence ATGGCGAAACGACTTTCAGACCTGATAAATCAATTACCTAAATCCACGCAGGCAAAAATACGTGCGCGATCTGATGAGTTAATTGCAAGTGAACGCTCGTTGCGCGAACTGCGCGAAGCTCATCAGCGATCACAGACTGCTCTGGCACGAAAGCTTCGAGTGAAACAGGCTGCAGTTTCCAAACTGGAACGCCGTACAGATATGTATGTCAGTACGCTGCGGTCGTACATTGAGGCGATGGGTGGACAGCTCGAAATCGTCGCCAGATTTCCGCACTCAAGCCCGGTCAGGATCAAACAGTTTGAGAAACTGGGATGA
- a CDS encoding phage portal protein, producing the protein MSWWEPLAAYWSRKRLERLCTEQAIRLIESQPAAAIVDDDADRWQLLSTTKATVDQTSTRDKARLLTERNPFARNALMLYRHYVVGTGMQHEVVTCPTGSCSPDAAIPHDSTVIALAGQLWREFLTANQWDTGNRRDWEFCQRTWRDGECFLRLFRQSTWPPQVHFVDPERIAADPVTGLPDEGIVTQEHNVEVPLAYRVQLDESRFEMVPADRMLHCKIGVDANVKRGLSILTPAIDALQKYQSWLDVELIHRKVASSIVLIRKHTGNHHAGGVPGFADWAAAGSPTPGPLTPQQRRALLQPGTMIDTQGYDLQYLSPDSHFDDASILGRRLLLAVAAGTGLPEFMLTADAANANYSSTLVAEGPAVRLFASWQAFFIGQWQALFRLVMQEAVRLMQLPANALPHLHVTITPPAVAVRNRKEEAEADAIYFDRGALSRRELARRDRVDPSTMEREKQEESNFPSPLTPLP; encoded by the coding sequence ATGTCGTGGTGGGAACCTCTTGCAGCTTACTGGAGTCGTAAACGCCTGGAACGCTTGTGTACCGAGCAGGCAATTCGCCTGATTGAATCTCAGCCGGCTGCAGCCATCGTAGATGATGATGCTGACCGCTGGCAGCTTCTCTCCACCACCAAAGCAACCGTCGATCAAACCTCGACACGCGACAAAGCCCGGCTGCTGACCGAACGTAATCCCTTTGCCCGCAACGCACTCATGCTGTATCGCCATTATGTCGTTGGCACTGGCATGCAGCATGAAGTAGTAACCTGCCCCACCGGAAGCTGTTCACCCGATGCCGCCATCCCTCATGATTCCACAGTCATTGCTCTGGCTGGTCAGCTCTGGCGTGAGTTTCTGACTGCCAACCAGTGGGATACCGGCAACCGTCGCGACTGGGAATTCTGCCAGCGTACCTGGCGCGATGGGGAATGTTTTCTCCGGCTGTTCCGCCAGTCTACCTGGCCGCCTCAAGTGCATTTTGTTGATCCGGAACGCATTGCTGCTGATCCCGTGACGGGTTTGCCTGATGAGGGCATTGTCACGCAGGAGCACAATGTGGAAGTGCCCCTGGCATATCGCGTGCAACTGGATGAATCGCGTTTTGAAATGGTGCCTGCTGATCGGATGCTGCATTGCAAGATTGGCGTCGATGCCAACGTGAAGCGCGGTCTGTCGATCCTCACTCCAGCGATCGATGCCCTACAGAAGTATCAGAGCTGGCTCGATGTGGAGTTGATCCATCGCAAGGTAGCCAGTTCGATTGTGCTGATACGCAAGCATACAGGCAATCATCATGCAGGTGGCGTTCCTGGGTTTGCGGACTGGGCGGCAGCAGGCAGCCCGACTCCCGGCCCGCTGACACCACAGCAACGGCGAGCCTTGCTCCAGCCCGGCACGATGATTGATACGCAAGGCTACGATCTGCAGTATCTGTCCCCCGATTCACATTTCGATGATGCCAGCATTCTTGGCAGACGGTTGCTGCTGGCTGTTGCAGCGGGCACTGGTCTGCCTGAATTCATGCTGACTGCTGATGCCGCCAACGCCAACTACAGCAGCACGCTGGTGGCGGAAGGCCCAGCGGTCAGGCTGTTTGCCAGTTGGCAGGCGTTCTTTATCGGCCAATGGCAAGCACTCTTCCGCCTCGTGATGCAGGAAGCGGTGCGACTGATGCAACTCCCTGCCAATGCTCTGCCTCATCTCCATGTCACTATCACGCCTCCCGCGGTGGCGGTCCGCAATCGCAAGGAGGAAGCCGAGGCGGATGCGATCTATTTCGACCGCGGCGCACTCTCGCGACGGGAACTGGCACGTCGTGATCGCGTGGACCCCTCCACCATGGAGCGGGAGAAGCAGGAAGAATCAAATTTCCCCTCACCCCTGACCCCTCTTCCCTGA
- a CDS encoding type II toxin-antitoxin system RelE/ParE family toxin, with amino-acid sequence MAWSIITHEAFDNWLLVQPEAVQVNVLAHAELLAEFGPTLGRPYVDTVKGSRHSNMKELRIQQGGDPFRVLFAFDPARRAILLLGGNKRGNKRWYKANIPLADKRMDEHLRSMHREKGK; translated from the coding sequence ATGGCATGGAGTATCATTACTCATGAAGCATTCGATAACTGGCTGCTGGTGCAGCCGGAAGCTGTTCAGGTGAATGTCCTGGCGCATGCGGAATTGCTTGCCGAATTTGGACCAACGCTGGGGCGGCCTTATGTGGATACTGTCAAAGGGTCTAGACATTCCAACATGAAAGAACTTCGAATACAGCAGGGTGGTGATCCATTTCGAGTGTTGTTTGCATTTGATCCTGCCAGACGTGCCATCCTGCTGTTAGGCGGAAATAAACGTGGCAACAAAAGATGGTACAAGGCAAATATCCCGCTGGCTGACAAGCGAATGGATGAACATTTACGATCCATGCATCGTGAGAAAGGAAAATAA
- a CDS encoding type II toxin-antitoxin system RelE/ParE family toxin, protein MAYRYIKKSPQAFIDLEDISIYLLLHASLRTAERFLESAEQTFTKLATMPGMGSHFESPLLNWYPHHDH, encoded by the coding sequence ATGGCCTATCGATACATCAAGAAGTCGCCGCAGGCTTTTATCGACTTGGAAGACATATCAATTTATCTCCTGTTACATGCCAGCCTGAGAACCGCTGAGCGATTTCTTGAATCAGCAGAACAGACATTCACGAAACTCGCTACGATGCCCGGCATGGGTTCTCATTTTGAATCTCCACTGTTAAACTGGTATCCGCACCATGACCATTAA